The following proteins are co-located in the Primulina tabacum isolate GXHZ01 chromosome 11, ASM2559414v2, whole genome shotgun sequence genome:
- the LOC142519776 gene encoding uncharacterized protein LOC142519776 has translation MRLLEIPDALKVDVIVPFLEGKSSKWWEAVSLAMLTAGPITWQRFRDAFLKQYFPAEVRLQKLSEFENLTQTPDMSVVEYTSQFNSLGSYAPTIMADEALKLHRFKKGLNSRIQSALEVYQPANFSGLMGAAIRAETDIQRREKEIRNKRPMNSQSSHSSQTFKRPNQSGGPSKGPSPASGYQAIKPCPTCHLRHLGECRRASGVCFGCGKPGHRMADCPAATNKKTGPGKEDGSSSGANANKPRENKPNARVFAMTQEEADDASDVVSGIIFIQQVPAYVLFDCGATHSFISKRFAKKLGRKPDKLAEHFRIATPTSMAVETHEIYRDCRISISNQPFSADLIQLIMVDFDIILGMDWLAKKNAIVDCKGKKVKLLTAEQKEVVFHGKSKERKLLLSTAQAWKAMKSGEDIYLAMVSEIKEEVELNLEDIPIARELPDVFPEELSGTVPNREVEFEINLVPGAAPISKECQWIQRKYKQSQNGRDRRTPPISEAFLDWQATIGSLSKGSPP, from the exons ATGCGACTGCTAGAAATACCTGATGCTCTTAAAGTGGATGTGATAGTACCCTTCCTTGAAGGCAAATCAAGTAAGTGGTGGGAAGCAGTCTCCCTAGCCATGTTAACCGCCGGGCCAATCACATGGCAGCGCTTTCGAGATGCATTCCTCAAGCAGTACTTTCCAGCCGAGGTCAGGTTGCAAAAGTTGAGTGAGTTTGAAAATCTGACTCAGACTCCGGATATGTCGGTGGTAGAATACACATCCCAGTTCAATTCTCTTGGATCTTATGCACCGACAATCATGGCAGATGAAGCTCTGAAATTGCACCGCTTCAAAAAGGGTTTGAACAGCAGAATACAGTCGGCTTTGGAAGTCTACCAACCTGCGAACTTTTCAGGCTTGATGGGCGCAGCTATCCGAGCTGAAACTGATATTCAGCGCAGAGAGAAAGAGATTAGGAACAAAAGGCCTATGAATAGTCAGTCCTCGCATAGCAGTCAGACTTTCAAGAGGCCTAACCAGTCTGGTGGACCATCTAAAGGGCCTTCGCCTGCCTCAGGCTACCAGGCCATTAAGCCTTGCCCAACTTGCCACTTACGACACCTGGGAGAATGTCGTAGAGCCAGCGGCGTCTGCTTTGGATGCGGGAAACCAGGACACCGTATGGCAGATTGTCCAGCCGCCACCAACAAAAAAACTGGACCAGGTAAAGAAGACGGGTCAAGCTCAGGGGCGAATGCCAATAAACCGCGGGAGAACAAACCGAATGCCAGGGTGTTCGCCATGACGCAGGAGGAGGCAGATGATGCAAGCGATGTTGTGTCAGGTATCATATTTATTCAGCAAGtgcctgcttatgtgttatttgactgtggtgccacacattcttttatatctAAGAGATTTGCTAAGAAGTTAGGACGTAAGCCCGATAAGTTAGCCGAACATTTCCGAATAGCCACACCTACAAGTATGGCCGTTGAAACTCACGAAATCTACCGAGATTGTAGAATCAGTATCAGTAATCAGCCTTTTAGCGCCGACTTGATACAGTTGATCATGGTCGACTTCGACATCATtttagggatggattggttagccaagaagAATGCCATAGTGGATTGTAAAGGGAAGAAAGTTAAACTCCTAACCGCAGAGCAGAAGGAAGTCGTGTTTCATGGTAAATCCAAGGAACGGAAGTTGCTACTTTCAACAGCTCAAgcctggaaagccatgaaatcaGGAGAGGACATCTACCTGGCTATGGTCAGTGAAATAAAAGAAGAAGTCGAACTGAATCTGGAAGACATCCCGATAGCGAGAGAGCTCCCAGATGTTTTTCCAGAAGAACTCTCAGGGACGGTCCCGAACCGCGAAGTGGAGTTCGAGATCAATCTGGTTCCCGGTGCTgcaccaatctctaag GAGTGTCAGTGGATCCAAAGAAAGTACAAGCAATCACAGAATGGCCGAGACCGAAGAACGCCACCGATATCAGAAGCTTTCTTGGATTGGCAGGCTACTATCGGAAGTTTGTCGAAGGGTTCTCCTCCATAG
- the LOC142519777 gene encoding uncharacterized protein LOC142519777, with translation MTVDKVKIIREKVKAAQDRKKSWANLKRRPVEFNVGEKAYVKVSPMRGVVRFGKAGKLNPRYVGPFEILERVGTLACRLALPPNMSRIHNVFHVSQLRKYIPDPSHILEVEPLLTEGNLGEELKYEEVPIRIVDTKEQVLRRRIIPYVKVQWSNHTEREATWEVEEKMRKDYPYLFGDHANSSFEDETFHKEGGM, from the coding sequence ATGACAGTAGACAAGGTTAAAATTATCCGAGAAAAGgtcaaggcagctcaagaccgaAAGAAGAGCTGGGCAAATCTGAAAAGAAGGCCGGTAGAGTTCAACGTGGGCGAGAAGGCTTATGTGAAAGTCTCGCCTATGAGGGGAGTCGTCCGATTTGGTAAGGCAGGGAAACTAAACCCTCGATACGTTGGAccctttgaaatcttggaaagagTGGGCACGCTAGCATGCAGACTGGCGCTACCACCAAATATGTCTAGAATCCACAACGTATTCCACGTGTCCCAACTAAGGAAGTACATTCCAGACCCCAGCCACATCTTGGAAGTGGAGCCGCTCTTAACCGAAGGAAACTTGGGAGAAGAACTGAAATACGAAGAGGTCCCTATCAGAATCGTGGACACCAAGGAACAAGTTCTTAGACGACGtatcattccctacgtcaaaGTGCAGTGGTCCAACCACACAGAgagagaagcaacttgggaagttGAAGAGAAGATGCGAAAAGATTATCCCTACCTATTTGGAGACCATGCCAATTCAAGTTTCGAAGACGAAACTtttcataaggagggagggatgtga